In the genome of Notamacropus eugenii isolate mMacEug1 chromosome 5, mMacEug1.pri_v2, whole genome shotgun sequence, one region contains:
- the PLEKHB2 gene encoding pleckstrin homology domain-containing family B member 2, translating to MAFVKSGWLLRQSTILKRWKKNWFDLWSDGQLIYYDDQTRQNVEDKIHMLVDCINIRMGNECRDFQPPEGKPKDRILQIVCRDGKTINLCAESEDDCLAWKFALQDARTNTAYVGSEVMYDETAVASSPPPYTAYATPSPEVFGYGHYNGAYPPGTQVIYAANGQAYAIPYQYPYPGPYGQQPANHVIIRERYRDNDGDLALGMLAGAATGMALGSLFWVF from the exons ATGGCATTTGTGAAGAGTGGTTGGCTGCTTCGACAAA GCACGATTttgaagaggtggaaaaaaaacTGGTTTGATCTGTGGTCAGATGGCCAGCTAATCTATTATGATGACCAGACCAGGCAGAATGTAGAAGATAAGATTCACATGCTGGTGGACTGCATCAACATCCGAATGGGAAATGAATGCCGTG ATTTTCAGCCTCCTGAGGGTAAACCAAAAGACCGCATACTGCAAATTGTTTGCCGAGATGGGAAAACTATCAATCTTTGTGCAGAAAGTGAAGATGATTGCTT GGCATGGAAATTTGCACTCCAGGATGCCAGGACAAATACA GCCTATGTTGGCTCAGAAGTCATGTATGATGAGACTGCTGTAGCTTCGTCTCCTCCTCCTTACACAGCTTATGCCACTCCGTCTCCTGAG GTATTTGGCTATGGTCATTATAATGGTGCATACCCTCCAGGAACTCAAGTTATCTATGCTGCTAATGGACAGGCTTATGCGATACCATACCAGTATCCATATCCAG GACCTTATGGACAGCAGCCTGCCAACCATGTCATCATCCGTGAGCGTTATCGGGACAACGATGGAGACCTGGCTCTGGGAATGCTGGCAGGGGCAGCCACTGGCATGGCCTTGGGATCTTTGTTCTGGGTCTTCTAA